The following coding sequences are from one Paenibacillus sp. JDR-2 window:
- a CDS encoding Gfo/Idh/MocA family protein: protein MGKSITFSIIGGGSFRAQYYLRIAQALPERFRVSGMVIRDEAKGREMEELWKVTTYRTLDQLLSVEQPDFVVLSIHASAAIDYMLQLSERGIPVLTETPPASDLEGLLQLHEKLTRQGARIQVAEQYQYHPIQEARHKIIMSGQLGNVNQVTVSISHFYHAVSLIRKLLGVRFEEVRIKGMRFESDWVAGPNRSGPPTEDKLIKSERDLAWLDFGGKLGIYDFTKDQHRSWTRSNHLCVRGERGEIFDNRISIQDSSCTQIQMELKRINKGEYENAEGYFLKGIMAGERWVYENPYMPARLYDDEIAIAVCLKKMAVYAEGGPGFYGLPDASQDQYIGLLIEQAIRSGETVVSIRQPWADKE, encoded by the coding sequence ATGGGAAAATCAATAACATTCAGCATAATAGGCGGCGGGAGCTTTCGCGCGCAGTATTATCTAAGAATTGCACAGGCACTGCCGGAACGCTTTCGAGTTAGCGGTATGGTCATTCGTGATGAAGCCAAGGGTAGAGAAATGGAAGAGTTATGGAAAGTAACGACTTACCGGACACTGGATCAGCTTTTGTCAGTTGAACAACCGGACTTTGTTGTACTATCGATTCATGCATCCGCCGCTATCGATTATATGCTGCAGCTGTCAGAACGGGGGATTCCGGTACTTACCGAAACACCTCCCGCATCTGATCTGGAAGGCTTATTGCAGCTGCACGAGAAGCTTACCCGTCAAGGTGCGCGAATTCAAGTGGCTGAACAATACCAGTATCATCCGATACAGGAAGCAAGGCATAAGATTATTATGTCCGGTCAGCTAGGCAATGTTAATCAAGTAACGGTATCAATCTCGCATTTCTATCATGCGGTAAGTTTAATTCGGAAATTGTTAGGAGTGCGCTTTGAAGAGGTCCGTATTAAGGGAATGAGGTTTGAATCGGATTGGGTCGCCGGGCCGAATAGAAGCGGTCCGCCTACGGAAGATAAATTAATCAAATCGGAAAGAGATTTAGCTTGGTTGGATTTTGGCGGTAAGCTTGGGATTTACGATTTCACTAAGGATCAACATCGTTCATGGACCCGTTCGAATCATTTATGCGTGCGGGGGGAGCGGGGCGAAATATTCGATAATCGGATTAGCATACAGGATTCCTCCTGTACGCAGATTCAAATGGAATTAAAGCGAATCAACAAAGGCGAGTACGAGAACGCGGAAGGTTATTTCCTTAAAGGAATTATGGCTGGAGAACGATGGGTATACGAAAACCCGTACATGCCTGCTCGGCTTTATGATGATGAAATAGCTATTGCGGTCTGTTTGAAGAAGATGGCGGTATATGCAGAAGGAGGGCCAGGATTTTATGGTCTTCCGGATGCTTCCCAGGATCAATATATCGGATTGCTGATTGAACAGGCGATTAGATCCGGCGAGACTGTCGTATCGATTCGGCAGCCATGGGCTGATAAGGAATGA
- a CDS encoding carbohydrate ABC transporter permease, protein MKRTMGERVFGWINVILMIGLCVVTLYPFLYVLFASFSDATAFLQNRGVLLAPAGFDLSAYKAVFRNPMIMKGYENTLLYVLLGTAINLVMTAIGAYVLSRPNLYFRHFLMFLIVLTMVFHGGLIPSYLLVNKLGMMNTMWALLIPVAINTYNLIIMRTSFQTIPVSLEESARMDGAGEWTILFRIVLPLSMPVIAVMILWYAVGHWNSYFNALVYLRDTQKYPLQLVLRDILIANSTDSMMTGAASDDKYAIGETIKYSTIIVSTLPIICLYPFLQKYFVKGVMIGAIKG, encoded by the coding sequence ATGAAAAGAACGATGGGAGAGAGGGTATTCGGCTGGATAAACGTCATTCTGATGATTGGCCTGTGCGTGGTGACGCTCTATCCGTTCCTGTATGTACTGTTCGCGTCGTTTAGCGATGCAACGGCTTTTCTGCAGAACCGCGGGGTGCTGCTGGCGCCAGCCGGATTCGACTTAAGCGCCTATAAGGCGGTATTCCGCAATCCGATGATTATGAAAGGGTATGAGAACACGCTGCTCTACGTGCTGCTCGGAACGGCAATTAATCTTGTCATGACCGCTATCGGCGCTTACGTGCTGTCCCGGCCGAATTTGTATTTCCGGCATTTCCTGATGTTCCTCATCGTACTCACGATGGTCTTTCACGGCGGTTTGATTCCAAGCTATTTGCTGGTCAACAAGCTTGGCATGATGAATACGATGTGGGCGCTGCTTATTCCCGTCGCTATCAATACGTATAACCTGATAATTATGCGAACCTCGTTCCAGACCATTCCGGTGAGCCTGGAGGAATCTGCAAGGATGGACGGGGCTGGCGAATGGACCATTTTATTCCGGATCGTGCTTCCGCTGTCGATGCCAGTTATCGCCGTCATGATTTTATGGTATGCGGTTGGGCATTGGAACTCTTATTTCAATGCGCTCGTGTATTTACGCGACACCCAAAAATATCCGCTTCAGCTCGTGCTCCGCGATATTCTGATCGCCAACAGCACAGATTCGATGATGACCGGGGCTGCCAGCGATGATAAATATGCCATTGGAGAAACGATAAAATATTCGACGATTATCGTATCGACATTGCCGATCATTTGCTTGTACCCGTTCCTGCAAAAGTATTTCGTTAAAGGCGTTATGATCGGGGCGATCAAAGGGTAG
- a CDS encoding MerR family transcriptional regulator: MDTFTAKQVTEIIQQDDAKMNLRTVRYYTQIGILPPLELVGNKRVYTNKHIQYLRAIITLSRTGETLAAIQEKLSNLTIEEIEKIGDQINLFNPGRILESETHQITEDVAITLSPRISAEIKQKVIESVSMLLRGDRG, translated from the coding sequence ATGGATACTTTTACCGCGAAACAAGTCACTGAGATCATTCAGCAAGATGACGCCAAAATGAATCTTAGAACAGTGCGTTATTACACGCAAATCGGGATACTCCCGCCTCTTGAGTTAGTGGGGAATAAACGAGTGTATACAAATAAGCATATACAATACCTTAGAGCGATCATCACCTTAAGTAGAACGGGTGAAACACTGGCGGCAATTCAAGAAAAGTTAAGCAATCTCACCATAGAGGAAATAGAAAAAATCGGCGACCAGATTAATCTTTTTAATCCTGGACGTATTTTGGAGAGCGAAACGCACCAAATCACGGAAGATGTTGCGATTACCTTGAGTCCGCGTATATCGGCGGAGATAAAACAAAAAGTCATTGAATCCGTTTCAATGCTTTTAAGGGGAGATCGGGGTTGA
- a CDS encoding glycosyl hydrolase family 95 catalytic domain-containing protein has translation MTTVTYDNTPSSWNEALPLGNGHFGGMVYYEDEMMTMALNHYEVYYRKLHRYSTAFQQGEGQHFRLQYGRTFDELRKHAQEMYRNPAEEPFFLYGDALSASSMYRKYGKPPRGSSHYPTGEIKLYPSAELKDPDHYELQLDVIKAEVRLRIEKEDKKLEVATITAEDGDFIVTDIRQTDGTLVSAIELTLPLRRYADIEASYHSHDDTTFYYIGSFYPDGEDKERHRPFSFVVMTKLLGAKGTAVNSTGVIRIRLDDAENNLTLLTTVVTEAQADDPLQTAFERLRQYVPGLSAARERHQSYWQNFWRRSSVTLPDKLLEDLYRINLYALSCSSGRGGTMPEQACGLNGLWDIKQPTKWGSMWYWDVNIQAAFWPLYTSNHLELASLFNEGLLSYAGSAERMAKQFYGLDGIAGDYPHALYYSIWPWCAQFLWDYYRYSMDETFLREKAYPPIRKIAKFFEGLLLFDAESGLYNVFPDISPEQGPLTRNSTCTLSSVNYLFRMAIEASELLGEPEEERSKWEDIAGKLAPYPEADSTRYGKIWLDSEWAPPDLALRHPSLLMPIYPIGEIDRNAELPLRQQAGNTLRYVEENTEFGMFQFGWLSCAASRLGKGDDALRLLYEQGIDLSLRCNGLFAEETERWMNYCNITNEPLYHPFMMEASGELVAAVNEMLLQSYDGVIEVFPAVPEGTLELERTNSMYNHQLEQRTYGKWEACAFRGLLAVGSFEVSARRKEGRTEWVHIRSLAGAKVVLRNPFDVEENIQVVNLSGSALTMEEYSVEQGDLVFNTVQNADYLVYVDLADGTLQSDWPLAHTGRIRNNNAISSPRVHEAHTRRRVFLGKNRDTEHYRLLDHFTFDYYAGNSRISRLAAYRLDFGVNEELLVKNYTEALPRQIHTAGVLGQAFRKVTPDMIFTPYSGIGWERTDQLTAIDRGASDLLRRDFVGGAGEAVFRIELPKGRYDLLIVTGDEAAPSCTELEIPGQLKWRPEKPLKAGEYATEMIPMTQKKDGCASLRFRSREGLPWRINLLVINRNYSYL, from the coding sequence ATGACAACCGTGACGTACGACAATACGCCAAGCAGCTGGAACGAAGCCTTGCCGCTTGGCAATGGACATTTTGGCGGAATGGTCTATTACGAAGATGAGATGATGACCATGGCGCTTAACCATTATGAGGTGTACTATCGCAAGCTGCACCGTTACAGCACAGCCTTTCAGCAAGGGGAGGGACAACATTTCCGTTTGCAGTATGGCCGGACGTTTGACGAGCTACGAAAGCATGCGCAGGAAATGTACCGTAACCCTGCAGAAGAACCGTTCTTTCTATATGGAGATGCCCTAAGCGCCAGCAGTATGTATCGGAAATACGGCAAGCCGCCTAGGGGAAGCTCCCATTATCCGACCGGAGAGATAAAGCTCTATCCGTCTGCAGAGCTGAAGGATCCGGATCATTACGAGCTGCAGCTTGACGTAATCAAGGCGGAAGTTCGGCTGCGCATTGAGAAAGAGGACAAGAAGCTTGAGGTTGCTACGATTACAGCCGAGGATGGCGATTTTATTGTCACGGATATCAGACAAACAGATGGCACTCTGGTAAGCGCAATCGAGCTAACGCTGCCTTTAAGAAGATATGCGGATATTGAAGCATCCTACCATTCGCATGATGATACAACCTTTTATTATATAGGCTCCTTCTACCCGGACGGGGAAGACAAGGAACGCCATCGCCCTTTTTCCTTTGTTGTTATGACAAAGCTGCTTGGCGCGAAAGGTACAGCCGTGAATAGCACCGGAGTTATTCGAATTCGATTAGATGATGCCGAGAATAACCTGACTTTGCTTACAACCGTCGTTACGGAGGCTCAGGCAGATGACCCGCTGCAGACTGCATTTGAGCGTCTGCGTCAATATGTTCCTGGACTATCTGCGGCGAGAGAACGGCATCAATCCTATTGGCAGAATTTCTGGAGGCGTTCGTCCGTTACGCTTCCGGATAAGCTGCTTGAGGATTTATACAGGATCAACCTCTATGCTCTGTCCTGCAGCAGCGGAAGGGGAGGAACTATGCCTGAACAGGCCTGTGGTCTAAACGGTCTATGGGATATCAAGCAGCCGACCAAGTGGGGCAGCATGTGGTACTGGGATGTGAATATTCAAGCCGCTTTTTGGCCGCTGTACACGTCTAATCACCTGGAGCTGGCCAGCTTGTTTAATGAAGGATTACTCTCCTATGCCGGCAGCGCCGAACGAATGGCTAAGCAGTTCTACGGATTGGACGGGATTGCCGGAGATTACCCGCATGCCTTGTATTACAGCATATGGCCGTGGTGCGCGCAGTTTTTATGGGACTATTACCGGTACAGCATGGACGAGACGTTTTTGCGGGAGAAGGCTTATCCGCCGATTCGAAAGATCGCCAAATTTTTTGAAGGGTTATTGTTATTTGATGCCGAAAGCGGTTTGTATAACGTCTTCCCGGATATTTCGCCGGAGCAAGGACCGCTTACGCGTAACTCGACCTGTACGCTGTCTTCCGTCAACTATTTATTTCGCATGGCAATAGAAGCAAGCGAATTGCTCGGCGAGCCGGAGGAAGAGCGGAGTAAATGGGAGGACATTGCCGGGAAGCTGGCTCCGTATCCTGAAGCGGATTCAACGCGTTACGGGAAAATATGGCTCGATTCCGAATGGGCGCCGCCTGATCTGGCTCTGCGGCATCCGTCGTTGTTAATGCCTATCTATCCGATTGGCGAAATCGATAGGAATGCCGAGTTGCCGCTGCGACAGCAGGCAGGGAATACGCTTCGTTACGTGGAGGAAAATACGGAATTTGGCATGTTCCAATTCGGCTGGCTGTCCTGTGCGGCTTCGCGGTTAGGCAAGGGAGACGATGCGCTACGGCTGCTGTACGAGCAAGGCATCGATCTGTCGCTTCGTTGCAACGGATTGTTCGCGGAGGAGACGGAAAGGTGGATGAATTACTGCAACATAACGAACGAACCCTTGTACCATCCGTTTATGATGGAGGCTTCAGGCGAGCTTGTGGCTGCCGTAAACGAAATGCTTCTGCAAAGCTATGACGGAGTAATCGAGGTATTCCCGGCCGTTCCGGAAGGAACCTTGGAACTGGAGCGGACAAATAGCATGTATAACCATCAGTTAGAGCAGCGGACTTATGGCAAATGGGAAGCCTGCGCATTCCGGGGGCTGCTCGCGGTTGGCAGTTTTGAAGTCAGTGCCAGACGTAAGGAAGGACGTACGGAGTGGGTACATATACGAAGCCTTGCCGGCGCCAAGGTTGTTTTGAGGAATCCGTTTGACGTTGAAGAGAATATCCAGGTTGTGAATTTGTCCGGAAGTGCCCTGACGATGGAGGAGTATTCCGTTGAACAAGGAGATCTGGTTTTTAATACGGTTCAAAATGCTGATTATCTCGTTTATGTTGATCTTGCGGACGGTACTTTGCAGTCGGATTGGCCGCTTGCTCATACAGGGCGGATAAGGAATAACAATGCCATCAGCAGCCCGCGTGTTCATGAAGCGCACACTAGGCGGCGCGTATTTCTGGGGAAGAACCGGGATACGGAGCACTACCGGCTGCTCGATCATTTTACGTTCGATTACTATGCGGGAAACAGCAGAATATCGAGGCTTGCGGCGTATAGGCTGGATTTTGGCGTCAACGAAGAGCTGCTGGTCAAAAATTATACGGAAGCCCTTCCCCGCCAGATTCATACTGCAGGGGTGCTTGGTCAGGCATTCCGTAAAGTAACCCCGGATATGATCTTTACGCCATACAGCGGGATTGGCTGGGAGCGGACGGATCAATTAACAGCCATCGACCGTGGAGCCTCCGACCTGCTTCGGCGGGACTTTGTTGGTGGAGCAGGCGAAGCGGTGTTTAGGATTGAACTGCCCAAAGGACGATACGATCTATTGATTGTCACAGGTGATGAAGCGGCCCCTTCCTGTACAGAGCTTGAAATCCCGGGACAGCTGAAGTGGAGGCCGGAGAAGCCTCTGAAGGCGGGGGAATATGCAACGGAAATGATCCCGATGACGCAAAAAAAGGATGGCTGCGCATCGCTGCGATTCCGTTCGCGCGAAGGGCTGCCATGGCGGATAAATCTGCTGGTTATTAATCGGAATTACTCGTATTTGTGA
- a CDS encoding extracellular solute-binding protein, which yields MNKTLKWSGSILTVSALAVSLAACSSGNNGGKGNAEQQTSGTESSGSTETQPPKLSQLSYWVANHAAAAAQMKTYAEMGMYKEREKDSGVKVEFQHPPLDPAQAKEQFNLMIVSSKLPDVIEYNWNDYLGGPEKAIQDNKIIKLNDLIDQYAPNLKKLLDEHPDWKKQITTDNGSIYAFPFLRGDDKVRVFFGPAIRQDWLDKLGLGKPETIDDWYNVLKAFKEKDPNGNGQADEIPLYLDKDLLNVDAPFLGAWGINNSFYQDNGTVKFGPIQPEFKSFLETMNKWYKEGLLDKDFAAPNAKLLDNKMTTNLLGATATYNGGGIGKYAGLMKDKDPDFKLVAAPYPVLNAGDTPIWGQKDFAFNGIGAAITTSDKNPIETVKWLDYAYGEQGELLFNYGIEGESYTMENGRAVLKQDLLTPSNGISSQQAIAKYNRATWSAPFVLSDNFQLQYLALAQQKEALEIWSKPTVERKMPLVTPTQDESSKFASIMTDINTYKDEMLLKFIMGVEPIDQFDSYVKKIKSMGIDDAVQIQQAALERFSKR from the coding sequence ATGAACAAAACTTTAAAATGGTCCGGCAGTATCTTGACCGTATCTGCTCTTGCTGTATCGCTTGCGGCATGCAGCAGCGGGAACAACGGGGGCAAGGGAAACGCTGAGCAGCAAACAAGCGGAACCGAATCGTCTGGAAGCACGGAAACCCAGCCGCCAAAGCTTAGTCAGCTATCTTATTGGGTGGCGAATCACGCCGCGGCCGCAGCACAAATGAAAACCTACGCGGAAATGGGCATGTATAAGGAGAGGGAGAAAGATTCGGGCGTAAAGGTTGAATTCCAGCATCCGCCGCTCGACCCGGCGCAAGCGAAGGAGCAGTTTAACCTTATGATTGTGTCCAGCAAGCTTCCGGATGTCATTGAATACAACTGGAATGATTACTTGGGGGGACCGGAGAAAGCGATCCAGGATAATAAAATCATCAAGCTTAACGATCTTATCGATCAATACGCCCCTAATCTGAAGAAGCTGCTCGACGAGCATCCGGACTGGAAGAAGCAAATCACGACGGACAACGGCAGTATCTATGCCTTCCCGTTCCTCCGCGGCGACGATAAAGTAAGGGTGTTCTTTGGGCCCGCGATCCGCCAGGATTGGCTCGACAAGCTGGGCCTCGGCAAGCCGGAAACCATTGATGACTGGTACAACGTTTTGAAAGCGTTTAAGGAGAAAGATCCTAACGGTAATGGACAAGCGGACGAAATTCCTCTTTATCTGGACAAAGATCTGTTAAATGTAGACGCGCCATTCCTTGGTGCATGGGGAATTAACAACAGCTTCTACCAGGATAACGGTACAGTCAAGTTTGGCCCGATTCAGCCGGAATTCAAGTCGTTCCTGGAGACCATGAACAAATGGTATAAGGAAGGGCTGCTGGACAAAGATTTCGCCGCGCCCAATGCCAAGCTGCTGGACAATAAAATGACAACAAACCTGCTTGGCGCAACGGCTACCTATAACGGCGGCGGAATCGGTAAATACGCAGGTCTAATGAAGGACAAAGATCCTGACTTTAAGCTTGTTGCGGCTCCTTATCCGGTGTTGAACGCGGGCGACACCCCGATTTGGGGGCAAAAGGATTTTGCCTTTAACGGGATTGGCGCTGCTATTACAACAAGCGATAAAAATCCGATCGAAACCGTTAAATGGCTCGATTATGCCTATGGCGAGCAAGGCGAATTGCTGTTCAACTACGGCATTGAGGGCGAAAGCTACACCATGGAGAACGGCAGAGCTGTCCTGAAGCAGGATCTATTGACTCCGTCAAACGGGATCAGCAGCCAGCAAGCCATTGCCAAGTATAACCGCGCCACATGGAGTGCTCCGTTTGTGCTCAGCGACAACTTCCAATTGCAATATCTCGCTCTTGCGCAGCAGAAGGAGGCTCTCGAAATCTGGTCCAAGCCAACGGTTGAGCGCAAGATGCCGCTTGTGACGCCAACGCAGGATGAGAGCAGCAAGTTCGCCTCGATTATGACGGATATCAATACCTATAAAGATGAGATGCTGTTGAAATTTATTATGGGCGTTGAGCCTATCGACCAATTCGACAGCTACGTGAAAAAGATTAAGAGCATGGGAATCGACGATGCTGTCCAAATTCAGCAGGCCGCGCTCGAACGCTTCTCCAAGCGTTAA
- a CDS encoding ABC transporter permease yields MSKNVGNPALLHTIKTDMKRHWGVYLMALPVLAYYIIFHYGPMYGLQIAFKDFQPSDGIWGSAWVGFKHFESFFNGIYFWRLITNTILLNLYELLFGFPAAIILALLLNEIRKSSFKRIVQSISYLPHFISIVVVAGMMVDFLSRAGLVNQLLGSFGIQPIDFLMEEGWFRFLYVSSGVWQGVGWGSIIYLAAISGIDPTLYEAARIDGAGRWRQTLNVTLPGIMPTIIILLILQMGNMMSVGSEKVLLLYNPLTYSTADVISTYVYRKGVLEASYSFTAAVGLFNSIISFILIVAANKISRRFSETKLW; encoded by the coding sequence ATGTCCAAAAACGTCGGAAATCCAGCTTTGCTGCATACGATAAAAACGGATATGAAGCGGCATTGGGGCGTTTATTTGATGGCGCTTCCCGTTCTTGCTTACTATATTATTTTCCATTACGGCCCCATGTACGGCTTGCAGATTGCATTCAAGGACTTTCAGCCGTCCGATGGCATATGGGGCAGCGCATGGGTGGGGTTTAAGCATTTCGAGAGCTTCTTTAACGGTATCTATTTCTGGCGTTTAATTACGAATACGATCCTGCTTAATCTTTACGAGCTGCTGTTTGGTTTTCCGGCTGCGATTATACTGGCTCTTCTGCTGAATGAGATCCGGAAGAGCTCTTTTAAACGAATTGTGCAGTCCATATCCTATTTGCCGCATTTCATCTCCATTGTTGTAGTGGCGGGAATGATGGTCGATTTTCTTAGCCGCGCCGGCCTTGTGAACCAGCTTCTTGGCTCCTTCGGCATCCAGCCGATCGATTTCCTGATGGAAGAGGGATGGTTCCGGTTCTTGTACGTATCCTCGGGAGTCTGGCAAGGCGTGGGCTGGGGATCGATTATTTACCTTGCCGCTATATCAGGGATTGACCCTACGCTCTATGAAGCGGCGCGAATCGACGGAGCGGGGCGCTGGAGACAAACGCTAAACGTAACGCTGCCCGGGATTATGCCGACCATTATCATTTTGCTGATCCTGCAAATGGGCAATATGATGTCCGTTGGCAGCGAAAAGGTACTCTTGCTCTACAATCCGCTTACCTATTCAACGGCAGATGTTATCTCAACCTACGTGTACCGTAAAGGGGTATTGGAAGCCAGTTACAGCTTTACCGCCGCAGTCGGTTTATTTAACTCTATAATCAGCTTTATCCTAATTGTGGCAGCCAATAAAATCAGCCGGCGGTTCAGCGAGACCAAATTGTGGTGA
- a CDS encoding helix-turn-helix domain-containing protein produces MISLHLPIHKRLFRNRSHALQTMIISNLFILLIPLAMGVFLYAKVENSLEKSTNRSNEAMLEQLRLTLDNKLSEVDLLARQVVFDPKLDYMLKIQGHPSSADRYQFVEFMRDKLARYRNMTSSFIFDYFVYFSRSDTIIKSDQLTDSHTFYETNYTFKDQSYEQWKTGMLESTHQSAYLPVTPLSRGLNPLASLEVIPGDVIVYEQTLPVSSPSDRMGNFIVLIDVNEIKAMFAQLESASNSDIYIIDNNGQTIMSTGSALFPADLLKRMDQTNVPFAYKMGGVDQMVSFVSSQKAGFRYVSITPNNVFMKQVNQIQSWSLGLFLLCLIAGLLAVVAGVYRSYKPLHATIHAIMRGKAINGRSFNNEYEFIRQTFEGSIHEEKHLRNTLTRQTPFIRANYLSRLLHGYMDVDLSSESEESLHFMNLNFISDRFAVFLVKIEDVHLFSDEDEEKWARARFVVSNIGIDLIGTPQKGYVVELERDRLAFLINLDKERRNEEVVIHDIVQSLYEVLSKKFKIGITIAAGGVHEGPKAIRNSYPEALAALEYRLILGKNAIIYFQDLASTKQHYYYPLEIEIQLTNFVRSGDTDNAGKLLDKIYEMNFSSSHFTPEMGKCLFFNIISTFLKIMNSTNMNQLEELGEDFDPIKAVFTYTTAEGMQCKTKELYDTLTRSFNVERSDHRTQLLQDILAYVEQMLGDSSLGLAMIAEHFRMTPPYISTFFKKNQGQNLIDYITQKRMKAAKQLMDNKDLTIAQIAQLVGYNNDVVFIRGFKKLEGITPGKYRETIVPDAISLNE; encoded by the coding sequence GTGATTAGCTTGCATCTGCCGATTCATAAAAGATTATTCCGCAACCGAAGCCATGCGCTCCAGACGATGATTATCTCCAATCTTTTTATTCTATTAATTCCTCTTGCAATGGGTGTGTTTCTGTATGCCAAGGTTGAGAACAGCCTCGAGAAAAGCACGAACCGGTCCAATGAAGCGATGCTGGAGCAGCTAAGGCTGACGCTCGACAATAAATTGTCGGAAGTCGATTTATTGGCACGTCAGGTTGTGTTTGATCCCAAGCTGGATTACATGTTGAAGATACAAGGACATCCAAGCAGCGCGGACCGGTATCAGTTCGTCGAATTTATGAGGGACAAGCTGGCTCGTTACCGAAATATGACCAGCAGCTTCATTTTTGATTATTTCGTCTATTTCTCGCGAAGCGATACGATTATCAAATCCGATCAGCTGACGGATTCGCATACGTTTTACGAAACGAATTATACCTTTAAAGATCAATCCTACGAGCAGTGGAAAACCGGAATGCTGGAAAGCACGCATCAATCGGCATACCTGCCTGTTACTCCCCTCTCCCGCGGACTAAATCCGCTCGCAAGTCTTGAGGTCATTCCGGGCGACGTCATCGTGTACGAGCAAACGCTGCCCGTCAGCTCACCGTCGGATCGTATGGGGAATTTTATCGTTCTGATCGATGTGAATGAAATCAAAGCTATGTTCGCCCAGCTTGAATCGGCCAGCAACAGCGACATCTATATTATCGATAACAACGGGCAGACGATTATGAGCACCGGCTCTGCGTTGTTCCCGGCGGATCTGCTGAAGCGAATGGATCAGACCAATGTCCCTTTTGCTTACAAGATGGGCGGAGTGGATCAGATGGTATCGTTCGTAAGCTCCCAGAAAGCGGGCTTCCGCTATGTATCGATTACCCCGAATAACGTGTTTATGAAGCAGGTTAACCAGATTCAAAGCTGGTCGCTTGGATTATTTCTCTTATGCCTAATCGCCGGCCTTCTTGCGGTTGTAGCGGGGGTATACCGCAGCTATAAGCCGCTGCATGCCACCATACACGCGATCATGCGCGGCAAAGCCATTAACGGACGCTCCTTCAACAATGAATACGAGTTCATAAGGCAGACATTTGAGGGATCTATTCACGAAGAGAAGCATTTGCGGAACACGCTGACCAGGCAGACACCGTTCATACGCGCGAATTACTTGTCCCGCCTGCTGCACGGCTATATGGATGTGGATCTGTCCTCCGAGAGTGAAGAGTCCCTGCATTTCATGAATTTGAACTTTATTAGCGACCGGTTTGCCGTGTTTCTGGTGAAAATCGAGGATGTGCATCTTTTCTCCGACGAGGATGAAGAGAAGTGGGCAAGGGCTAGGTTTGTCGTTTCCAACATTGGCATCGATCTAATCGGCACTCCGCAGAAGGGATATGTTGTGGAGCTCGAGCGGGACAGGCTTGCGTTCCTGATTAATCTGGATAAGGAGCGGAGGAACGAGGAAGTCGTCATACACGATATCGTACAGTCCCTATACGAAGTTCTTTCGAAGAAATTCAAAATCGGAATAACGATCGCGGCCGGAGGCGTCCACGAAGGCCCGAAAGCGATCCGGAACTCTTATCCGGAAGCGCTGGCCGCGTTGGAATACAGGCTGATTTTAGGCAAAAACGCGATTATTTATTTCCAGGACCTTGCCAGCACGAAACAGCATTACTACTATCCGCTTGAAATCGAGATTCAGCTGACGAACTTCGTGAGAAGCGGGGATACCGACAATGCCGGCAAGCTGCTGGACAAAATCTACGAAATGAATTTCTCGTCCAGCCACTTCACGCCGGAGATGGGGAAATGTCTGTTCTTCAATATTATCAGCACCTTCCTGAAAATCATGAACTCGACCAATATGAATCAGCTGGAAGAGCTTGGCGAGGACTTCGATCCGATAAAAGCCGTATTTACCTATACAACGGCAGAGGGCATGCAGTGCAAAACAAAGGAACTGTATGATACGCTTACCCGGTCATTCAACGTGGAGCGGTCCGATCATCGCACCCAGCTGCTTCAGGACATACTTGCCTATGTGGAGCAGATGCTTGGCGATTCCAGTCTGGGGCTTGCGATGATAGCCGAGCATTTTCGGATGACCCCGCCGTATATCTCTACATTCTTTAAGAAAAATCAGGGGCAAAACCTGATCGACTACATTACCCAGAAGCGGATGAAGGCGGCAAAACAGCTGATGGACAATAAGGATCTGACGATCGCTCAAATTGCGCAGCTGGTCGGCTATAACAATGATGTTGTTTTTATCCGGGGATTCAAAAAGCTTGAGGGAATTACGCCGGGGAAATACCGGGAGACCATTGTACCGGATGCCATTAGCTTGAATGAATAG